Proteins encoded within one genomic window of Marasmius oreades isolate 03SP1 chromosome 6, whole genome shotgun sequence:
- a CDS encoding uncharacterized protein (antiSMASH:Cluster_6.1) — translation MYSIPLDPNLRAHSEQMQISLRSVKLVASATGSLVLRYYSLARYLWISESLQENTDIVQDHKSSIVATIHSFLEHISYATPTVACSRRRQLVSALDSTLLSCGVSTRGVPSFRYHERVCEHAAAMSELSFHDHDFETQVQIAKFTWFMIYIDDLSSRMPSALEDFQSKLFSRELPNDPVLQLLTEHLSDMYRFWDPLPANCITGATLEFVTGCALEINAEIQRIEPSSSPSSWPYYLRAKTGVAPAYAFMIFKTISGSMSRYMQVIADICLFIDLTNDVLSFYKEELAGETVNYIHNRAAVVGKLPIDVVSEVASEALAAYDRVTAALQPTFQSDDAIRAWKTFVNGYVAFHMTQDRYQLKELF, via the exons ATGTACTCAATCCCCCTGGATCCGAATCTCCGAGCTCACTCAGAACAGATGCAAATTTCTCTTCGCTCTGTGAAGCTTGTTGCTTCTGCTACCGGCTCTCTCGTCCTGCGTTATTACTCTCTCGCTCGTTATCTCTGGATATCGGAATCCCTTCAAGAGAATACCGATATAGTCCAAGACCACAAGTCATCCATTGTGGCCACCATACATTCGTTCCTTGAACACATATCCTATGCTACACCAACAGTAGCTTGCTCGCGCCGGCGGCAACTGGTCTCTGCACTAGACAGCACTCTTCTCTCTTGCGGAGTCTCAACAAGGGGGGTTCCCTCCTTCCGGTATCATGAACGCGTGTGCGAGCATGCCGCAGCCATGTCAGAA CTTAGTTTTCATGACCATGATTTTGAGACCCAGGTACAGATAGCCAAATTTACCTG GTTCATGATCTATATAGACGACCTCTCGTCTCGAATGCCTTCTGCCCTGGAAGACTTCCAGTCCAAGCTTTTTAGCCGTGAGCTACCAAACGATCCGGTTCTTCAGCTACTCACGGAACATCTCTCTGACATGTATCGCTTTTGGGACCCTCTTCCCGCGAATTGCATCACTGGTGCAACGCTCGAATTCGTCACGGGATGTGCCTTGGAGATCAACGCCGAGATCCAGAGAATCGAGCCTAGTTCATCACCATCTTCATGGCCGTATTATCTGCGCGCAAAGACAGGCGTAGCACCCGCTTATGCATTCATGATCTTCAAAACGATATCCGGGAGCATGTCGCGCTACATGCAAGTTATCGCAGATATATGCCTTTTCATCGATTTGACCAATGATGTATTGTC GTTTTACAAGGAGGAACTGGCCGGAGAAACCGTCAATTATATTCACAATCGGGCTGCGGTTGTTGGAAAACTACCTATAGACGTTGTATCCGAGGTTGCATCTGAGGCATTGGCTGCGTATGACCGGGTAACAGCGGCTCTCCAGCCCACCTTCCAATCCGACGATGCTATTCGCGCATGGAAAACTTTCGTAAATGGATACGT AGCCTTTCATATGACCCAAGATCGATACCAACTGAAAGAGCTTTTCTAA